A region from the Vicia villosa cultivar HV-30 ecotype Madison, WI linkage group LG3, Vvil1.0, whole genome shotgun sequence genome encodes:
- the LOC131659287 gene encoding uncharacterized protein LOC131659287, whose translation MGLGGVLMQNDKVVTYASRQLRVHEKNYPTHDLELAAVVIKEAQKLDMKLEDSMVGIDQVENSDFKLDAQGVLRFRNRIYIPDDVDLKRAILEGHRNGQMEGTSQSLEDLFRACVPKQGGTWDTYLPLIEFTYKYSYHSSIGMMPFEALYGQICRTLLCWHEFGECVVLGLEIVRDTTKKVKLIREKMKTSQSRLKSYRDNRRKDLEFQAGDHVFLRVTPVTSVGRALKFNKPTPRFIGPYQISEKVGNVAYKVALPPNLSNLHDMFHVSQLWKVGEFMPIWIKDMDDVQDNLTVEFMPIRIEDREAKTFRGKEIALVKVVWSGATGESLTWDLESKMREL comes from the exons atgggtttaggaggtgtgcttaTGCAAAATGATAAAGTTGTTACTTATGCGTCAAGgcagttgagagttcatgagaagaattatcctacgcatgatttagagCTTGCTGCTGTTGT tatcAAGGAAGCTCAGAAGTTGGATATGAAATTGGAAGATTCGATGGTTGGAATCGATCAGGTTGAGAATAGTGATTTCAAGTTGGATGCGCAAGGTGTGTTGAGATTTCGTAATCGAATTTATAttcctgatgatgtggatttgaagaGAGCGATTCTTGAAGGTCATAGAa atggtcagatgGAGGGGACGAGtcaatctttggaggatttgtttAGAGCTTGTGTTCCTAAgcagggaggtacgtgggatacttatcttccattgatcgagTTCACTTACAAATatagttaccattctagtattggaatgatGCCTTTCGAAGCGTTGTATGGTCAAATATGTAGGACtctgttgtgttggcatgaatttGGTGAGTGTGTAGTGCTTGGACTAGAGATTGTTCGAGATACTACAAAGAAGGTTAAGTTGATTcgagagaagatgaagacttctcagagtaggCTGAAGAGTTATCGTGACAAtagaaggaaagatttggaatttcaAGCGGGTGATCATGTATTTTTAAGAGTCACGCCGGTGACCAGTGTAGGGAGAGCATTGAAGTTTAACAAGCccactcctcgttttattggaccgtatcagatttcagagaagGTTGGGAATGTAGCGTATAAAGTGGCGTTACCGCcgaatctttcgaatttgcatgacatgtttcatgtgtcacaacttTGGAAGGTGGGGGAGTTTATGCCGATATGGATTAAGGATATGGATGATGTCCAA gataatctcacggtggagttTATGCCGATAAGGATTGAGGATCGCGAGGCGAAGACGTTTAGaggcaaagagattgctttggtgaaggtaGTTTGGTCGGGAGCTACCGGAGAGAGTTTGACGTGGGATTTGGAAAGCAAGATGCGAGAGTTGTAA